Genomic window (Acidobacteriota bacterium):
CCCTCGGGGTGGCGGGGTCGAAGACGTAGTCGAACATCCGCCGCACCCGGGCCAGCGCCCGCGCCGCCCCGTAGCAGGGAATCGCGCCCCCCTGGCGGAAGTTGTAGATGCGCACGTCGTCGAGGCCGAGCACGTGGTCGGCGTGGGCGTGCGTCAGGAGGATCGCGTCGACCCGCGTGAGGTGAAACCGCAGCGCCTGCGCGCGCAGGTCCGGCGAGGCGTCGACCAGCACCGAGGTCCCGTCGTCGAGGCCGAGCGCCAGGGACGGCCGCCAGCGCTTGTCGCGGGGATCGTCCGACCGACAGGTGGCGCAGTCGCAACCGATGACGGGCACCCCGGCCGACGTTCCGGTGCCGAGAAAGGTGATGTGCACGGTCGTCGGGAGCGGCTACGGCCGGCCGCCCCCGGCCGCGCGGACCGCCTGCGTTTGCTCCCGATGCGCGTCGACCAGCCGCCGCCGCAGCTCGGCGAGCACCTGGCCGAGGAACGCCGCCTCGCCGGCGGTCAGGTTCCCGGCCGTCTTGCGCTCCAGCAGCGCGAGCATCTCGACAGCCTGTCCCGCACCCTCCAGGTTGGCCTTACCCGGACGCCCCGTCGCCGGGTCGGCCAGGTCGCCGAAGTGCACGGCGGCAGTCGTCGCCAGCGACACGACGAACGCGTTGAAAGTAACCTCGGACACGGACTGCTAGCATACGCCACCATGTCAATCGAACCGGAGGCGCACCGCGGGACGGCGGGAGACGGCTTCCAGCGGCTCGTGGATCTGATGCGGCGGCTGCGCGCCGAGGACGGCTGCGCCTGGGATCGGCAGCAGACGCTGGAGTCGCTACGCCCGTTCGTGATCGAGGAGACCTACGAGGTGGTCGACGCCATCGACCGCGGCGACCGCGACGCCCTGCGCGACGAGTTGGGCGACTTCCTTCTCGAGGCGGTGTTCCTGGCGCAGATCAGCGCCGAGCGCGGCGACTTCGACATCGCCGACTCGCTGCGCGCCATCTGCGAGAAGCTGGTGCGGCGCCATCCCCACGTCTTCGGCGAGCAGGCCGGCGACGAGCATGCCCCGGACGCCGACCAGGTCAAGCGCCTGTGGGAAGAGATCAAGGCCGACGAGCAGCGGACCGCCGGACGGCCGGCGAGCGCCCTCGGCTCGATCCCCGAGAGTCTGCCGGCGCTGCTGCGCGCCTACCGCCTCGGCAAGCGCGCCGCCACGGTGGGCTTCGACTGGACGGATGCGGCCGGCGTCGAAGCGAAGGTCGCCGAAGAGCTGCGAGAGCTCGCGCAGGCGCGGACCGGGGGATCCGCGGCCGACGTCGAGGAGGAGCTCGGGGATCTCCTGTTCGCCGTCGCCAACCTCGCGCGGCATCTGGACGTGGACCCGGAAACGGCGCTGCGGGCCGCCAACCGGAAGTTCTCCGCCCGCTTCGCGGCGCTGGAGGCACGCCTCCAGGAACGCGGCGTCGCGCTTCGCGACGCGACGCTCGAGGAAATGGAAGCGGAATGGGCGCGGGTGAAGGCCGGCGACTGACGCTGCGGAGCCGGACGCCCGGCGCAGGCTCCGTCGCCTGCCGACTCGCCCGCGGATCGCATCGATCACCAGGCGAAGCGGCGTCCGTCATGAGTCGACACGGCGAGGCCGCGGCCGTCGGTGCAGATCGCGATGGCGCCCTCGTTCCCGGTCGCGAGCACGACCGCGCCGGCCGCCGCGTAGCGGGCGACCACTTCCCGGTGCGGGTGCCGGAAAGCATGGTCGCGGCCCGCGCTCACGACCGCCAGGACCGGACTCAGCGCCTTCACGAAGGTCGCGGAGCTGGACGAGCGACTGCCGTGGTGCGGCGCCTTCACCACGCGCCGTCCCGCCGGGTCGAGGGCTGCCGCGACGGCCGCTTCCACCCCCGCCTCGATGTCGCCGGGCAGGACGATGGATACTTCGCCATAACGCAGGTCCAACACGAGGGAGTCGTCGTTGCGCACGCGCGGGCGCTCCCAGTCGGGCGCGGGCGGATGCAACGCCCGGACGC
Coding sequences:
- a CDS encoding DUF1844 domain-containing protein, with translation MSEVTFNAFVVSLATTAAVHFGDLADPATGRPGKANLEGAGQAVEMLALLERKTAGNLTAGEAAFLGQVLAELRRRLVDAHREQTQAVRAAGGGRP
- the mazG gene encoding nucleoside triphosphate pyrophosphohydrolase — protein: MSIEPEAHRGTAGDGFQRLVDLMRRLRAEDGCAWDRQQTLESLRPFVIEETYEVVDAIDRGDRDALRDELGDFLLEAVFLAQISAERGDFDIADSLRAICEKLVRRHPHVFGEQAGDEHAPDADQVKRLWEEIKADEQRTAGRPASALGSIPESLPALLRAYRLGKRAATVGFDWTDAAGVEAKVAEELRELAQARTGGSAADVEEELGDLLFAVANLARHLDVDPETALRAANRKFSARFAALEARLQERGVALRDATLEEMEAEWARVKAGD